From the Pedobacter cryoconitis genome, one window contains:
- a CDS encoding tetratricopeptide repeat protein — MTQFPSRHPNHSLEYKSELFLRNKLPTEWIIDKPTDYGIDFKIEVVLNGAVNGQNFSVQLKAHQKIEKRKGISVKLERTTVNLYLSRLEPLLLICYVAEDIEAYYCWFNERSVDLTKKNKTFSISFDSSKKVSELDWNEISSYVNTIFSRKFLLHAFPEFDFSMMGKGEKDAAAYYLKKDYETAKFLFDKLNKDNPNACWLNSIAMCQYGLYHYKDALASVNEALEITDLLEIKLNKASILAEYGIEAKNRAMVIEASGIFKSAIDEIGEAHHYFNYANTLTELGQYEEAEKHYKKALDLNPNYAESWKNLGHIYSFYRNLEKEMQCYNNALSIKPDLPQALICKGIALIKDLNNFNEGISYLKKALEADSKLFLKYTSGYFWFAYAYLKISDYENGLRFLEKGLKQYPGDPYLLNLKRDYLKDNWRKNIMLRVQAKEFMLYRLRLQSDDTSALECLCRILLYEKNKTAALVQLTKHTVIFQRTQITDIKNESFDIEPYLSSLYNYHNYCEFRNVHPLEKDLNSHLFPPVYIEFNELVGLKLFHECLQYIKIHKNDKSFEKNLFKHLFEQAYLYYPKTAPYMITANVKEPEAFGEQMCNAIIHIPILAMREVGRINGYLRIKLGLDSKKMDVAIKNANETAASKKIFEACLVMIQERFSFFSK; from the coding sequence GTGACTCAATTTCCTTCAAGACATCCAAATCATAGTTTGGAATACAAATCGGAACTTTTTTTAAGGAACAAATTACCTACGGAATGGATCATAGATAAACCAACTGATTATGGTATCGATTTTAAAATTGAAGTCGTATTAAATGGTGCAGTTAATGGTCAGAATTTTTCAGTTCAGCTAAAAGCACATCAGAAAATAGAAAAAAGAAAAGGGATTTCGGTCAAATTGGAACGTACTACGGTTAATTTGTATCTGAGTAGATTAGAACCCTTGTTGCTGATATGTTATGTGGCAGAAGATATTGAAGCCTATTACTGCTGGTTTAATGAACGATCGGTTGACCTGACAAAAAAAAATAAAACCTTTTCTATTAGTTTTGATTCTTCAAAAAAAGTAAGTGAATTGGACTGGAATGAAATATCAAGTTACGTCAATACTATTTTTAGCAGAAAGTTTCTACTCCATGCCTTTCCAGAGTTTGACTTTTCGATGATGGGCAAAGGTGAGAAGGATGCTGCCGCCTATTATCTCAAAAAAGATTATGAAACTGCAAAATTTTTATTCGATAAACTTAATAAAGACAATCCAAATGCTTGCTGGTTGAATTCTATTGCAATGTGCCAATATGGGCTCTACCATTATAAAGATGCACTTGCATCGGTGAATGAAGCCCTGGAGATCACCGATCTCTTAGAAATCAAACTGAATAAGGCGTCAATTTTAGCTGAATACGGGATCGAAGCTAAAAATCGTGCTATGGTTATCGAAGCAAGTGGCATATTCAAGTCTGCAATAGATGAAATTGGAGAGGCACATCATTATTTTAATTATGCGAATACACTTACCGAACTAGGTCAATACGAAGAGGCAGAAAAACATTATAAAAAGGCACTCGATTTAAATCCAAATTATGCTGAATCCTGGAAGAACTTAGGGCATATTTATTCCTTCTACAGAAATCTGGAAAAAGAAATGCAATGTTACAATAATGCATTATCTATCAAACCTGATTTGCCACAAGCGTTAATATGTAAGGGAATAGCTTTAATCAAGGATTTGAATAATTTTAATGAAGGCATTTCATATCTTAAGAAAGCATTGGAAGCTGATAGTAAACTTTTCCTTAAATATACAAGTGGATATTTTTGGTTTGCTTACGCATATCTTAAAATTAGTGATTATGAGAACGGACTTAGATTCTTGGAAAAAGGACTTAAACAATATCCTGGTGATCCATATTTACTGAATCTTAAGAGAGACTACTTAAAGGATAATTGGCGAAAAAACATTATGCTGAGAGTTCAAGCGAAAGAATTCATGTTATACCGTCTTAGACTCCAATCCGACGATACATCGGCCTTAGAATGTCTTTGCAGGATTCTGCTTTATGAGAAAAATAAAACCGCTGCATTAGTCCAGCTGACAAAACATACTGTTATTTTCCAGCGTACTCAGATTACGGATATAAAAAACGAATCCTTTGATATAGAGCCCTATTTAAGCTCTTTATATAATTATCATAACTATTGCGAGTTTCGAAACGTGCATCCACTGGAAAAGGATCTTAATAGTCACTTATTTCCTCCGGTTTATATTGAATTCAATGAGTTAGTCGGATTAAAATTATTTCATGAGTGTTTACAATACATCAAGATTCACAAAAATGATAAATCATTTGAGAAAAATCTCTTTAAACACCTATTTGAGCAAGCATATCTTTATTATCCGAAAACGGCGCCATATATGATTACCGCTAATGTAAAAGAGCCTGAAGCTTTTGGTGAGCAAATGTGCAATGCTATCATACATATTCCTATACTAGCAATGAGAGAGGTAGGACGGATTAATGGGTATCTGAGGATAAAACTTGGATTAGATAGTAAAAAAATGGATGTGGCAATTAAAAACGCCAACGAAACTGCTGCAAGTAAGAAGATATTTGAGGCTTGTTTGGTTATGATACAAGAACGGTTTAGTTTTTTTTCAAAGTAA
- a CDS encoding DUF4365 domain-containing protein, whose translation MDYRSTLPKSSSNESLETISRNKLALLFHNSLFEIRHELVRDKGVDLIVEIKENDYYTNFRFIIQLKATGHIKANTDLSLSFGIEVNNINYLLNYGMPAYYILYDQREDRFLFANAKEIYQSMIKKYQNSPLPRKYTFHFSKNLDELAIHSIYEDTLHNGLLLRRLNSHIKNTAAGKQLGAGIMIDEDNEVYSVEQNLSFIENCGFRLLNDFEFQRIIEIEQRTYLGGREMSPIFNYVCGMAYFHKAQIYKAIDYLKKADRKSSSFEPDQKAILNYILLQAKYLLGILNEETYDSENKKLLEGKDLGSFLEIEKACQLFYDEEGTSTQRIKTLYKNITNIIEREPDNIQARIVGYSKILSIELIILTHDFTKNLTNLFWFGGSYLKDRLYEKWEIIQQKYFERITKVIEIAANLNYVLALSNLAMDHLSWLYRSAYIREFFDNWNADLCCAGKIKDKTAGDGLLKKTVILDKVCGYCENISHPETQVLCLFLKYKIEDFTCHSDASITTLSLIYNLIQEKELQHSHLENYEKLVKGETDHEVFYKNMESRMINFHKIIADANINLNHINNPPVDSLESFDEYIEWSITDFLEFDFTDIINEDE comes from the coding sequence ATGGATTATCGCTCAACTTTACCTAAATCAAGCTCCAATGAAAGTCTAGAAACAATTTCTAGAAATAAATTGGCTTTATTGTTCCATAATTCACTGTTTGAAATTAGGCATGAACTAGTTAGAGACAAAGGGGTTGATTTGATAGTGGAGATTAAGGAAAATGATTATTATACGAATTTTCGATTTATTATACAGTTGAAAGCCACTGGTCATATTAAAGCTAATACAGATTTATCTTTGTCATTTGGTATAGAGGTAAATAATATTAATTACTTGTTAAACTATGGAATGCCAGCTTATTATATACTTTATGATCAGCGTGAGGATAGATTCCTTTTTGCAAATGCAAAAGAAATTTATCAATCAATGATTAAAAAGTATCAAAATTCCCCTTTGCCACGCAAATACACCTTTCACTTTTCAAAAAATCTTGATGAACTTGCTATACATTCTATTTATGAGGATACATTGCATAACGGTTTATTGCTTAGAAGACTCAATTCTCACATAAAAAATACAGCTGCCGGAAAACAACTAGGTGCAGGTATAATGATTGATGAAGACAACGAAGTCTACAGCGTAGAGCAGAATCTTTCATTTATTGAAAATTGTGGCTTTAGGCTATTAAATGATTTTGAATTTCAAAGGATTATTGAAATAGAGCAACGCACATATCTAGGAGGTAGGGAGATGTCCCCAATATTCAATTATGTTTGCGGAATGGCTTATTTTCATAAAGCACAGATTTATAAGGCAATTGACTATCTTAAAAAAGCCGATCGTAAATCGTCATCGTTTGAACCAGATCAAAAAGCAATCCTTAATTATATCCTTCTTCAAGCAAAATATTTGTTGGGAATATTAAATGAAGAAACTTATGATTCTGAAAATAAAAAATTATTAGAAGGGAAAGATTTAGGGTCATTTCTTGAGATTGAGAAAGCCTGTCAGCTTTTTTATGATGAAGAAGGAACATCTACGCAAAGAATAAAAACTCTCTATAAAAATATTACTAATATAATTGAGAGAGAACCAGACAACATTCAAGCACGAATTGTTGGCTACTCAAAAATTCTTTCCATAGAACTCATTATTCTAACCCATGACTTTACCAAAAATCTAACAAATCTATTTTGGTTTGGTGGATCTTACCTAAAAGATAGATTATATGAGAAATGGGAGATTATACAACAAAAGTATTTTGAACGGATTACTAAGGTTATCGAAATTGCAGCAAATCTAAATTATGTGTTGGCGTTAAGTAATCTAGCTATGGATCACTTATCATGGCTATATAGGAGCGCGTATATTCGTGAATTTTTTGATAATTGGAATGCAGATTTATGTTGTGCTGGTAAAATCAAAGATAAAACCGCAGGTGATGGTTTGCTTAAGAAAACTGTCATATTGGATAAGGTATGCGGTTATTGTGAGAATATCTCTCATCCTGAAACACAAGTGCTATGTCTATTCCTGAAATATAAGATCGAAGACTTTACATGTCATTCAGATGCTTCCATTACAACACTTAGCCTTATCTATAATTTGATACAAGAGAAGGAATTACAGCACTCACATCTGGAAAATTACGAGAAGTTAGTTAAGGGAGAGACTGACCATGAAGTGTTTTACAAAAATATGGAGTCCAGAATGATCAATTTTCATAAGATCATTGCTGATGCTAATATAAACCTAAATCATATTAATAATCCTCCCGTTGACAGCTTGGAATCCTTCGACGAATATATAGAATGGTCAATAACTGATTTTTTAGAGTTTGACTTCACAGATATCATAAATGAAGACGAATAA
- a CDS encoding RusA family crossover junction endodeoxyribonuclease, which produces MGSKIVTLKKVPNLDWAVALWGGKPVPTKQEKYKPLVGYQGIMQDGETEKIFDDLYIRNPDKDIVQEFEKKLGNFLRENITDEMPYKMPVEVILAFTINKKRFFDVDVDNLCKTVLDAMKGIVFDDDSQVVRLLALKDTHPFDTNGISIGVNKLEDVSKGWFNKVHLFYMDEKET; this is translated from the coding sequence ATGGGAAGTAAAATAGTCACTCTAAAAAAGGTTCCAAATCTGGATTGGGCGGTCGCGTTGTGGGGAGGAAAACCGGTGCCAACAAAACAAGAAAAATATAAGCCACTTGTTGGCTATCAAGGCATAATGCAAGATGGCGAAACTGAGAAAATATTTGATGACTTGTACATCCGTAATCCTGACAAAGATATTGTTCAAGAATTTGAAAAAAAATTAGGCAACTTTTTGAGAGAAAATATTACCGATGAAATGCCTTACAAGATGCCAGTAGAAGTTATATTAGCTTTTACCATTAACAAAAAAAGATTTTTTGATGTGGACGTAGATAACCTTTGCAAAACAGTCTTAGATGCTATGAAAGGAATTGTTTTTGACGATGACAGTCAAGTGGTACGTCTATTAGCACTAAAAGATACACACCCCTTTGACACAAACGGTATTTCAATCGGGGTTAATAAACTTGAAGATGTTTCTAAGGGATGGTTTAACAAAGTGCATCTATTCTATATGGATGAAAAAGAGACCTAA
- a CDS encoding HEPN-associated N-terminal domain-containing protein, with protein MGHYKEMYGYNNQGGNDFGDDKCLCEGHLKDDAIAEYIRKNSDDGVCSYCGEYTKIALARDVFSFIKGGVFAFYGEVNDEGMAYETEEDGYHGAPKFDTEDMLYYEIGLETDNDNLWKDILLVFGNQEWCEKDPYADRENVELEYNWNQFKQVVKHKSRYVFLGSNQFKESMNQLPVDEILDDIGRRVDNLNLFKLLPIGTLLYRCRQHKSSEILTQAKQLAAPPYHLANTSNRMSPAGISMFYCAFDVPTCHAETIDATDIVKDQVTTGVFQNKEKLFLLDLTKLPALPSIFDPAKRNNYFSIMFLEKFVQDLSKPIEKDGSEHIEYVPTQIITEYFRYTYEDRTGGSVDGIIYPSSKLGGKYACVLFYDHVESIKKLEFVDTKLETTPIFKNSSN; from the coding sequence ATGGGGCATTATAAAGAAATGTACGGATATAATAATCAAGGTGGTAATGATTTTGGAGATGATAAGTGTTTATGTGAGGGGCATTTGAAAGATGATGCTATCGCAGAGTATATACGTAAGAATTCAGATGATGGAGTTTGCAGTTATTGTGGAGAATATACTAAAATAGCTCTGGCAAGAGATGTTTTTTCGTTTATAAAAGGTGGAGTATTTGCTTTTTATGGAGAAGTAAATGATGAGGGTATGGCATATGAAACCGAAGAAGATGGTTATCATGGTGCTCCGAAATTTGACACGGAGGATATGTTGTACTATGAAATCGGTTTGGAGACAGATAATGATAACCTGTGGAAGGATATTCTTTTAGTATTTGGTAATCAGGAATGGTGTGAAAAAGATCCTTACGCTGATAGAGAAAATGTAGAACTAGAATATAATTGGAATCAATTTAAACAAGTTGTCAAACATAAATCCCGCTATGTATTCCTGGGTTCTAATCAGTTCAAAGAAAGTATGAATCAGTTACCTGTAGATGAAATTCTTGATGATATTGGTAGACGTGTTGATAATCTTAATTTGTTTAAGTTGTTACCTATAGGTACTCTCTTATATAGATGTAGACAACACAAAAGCTCTGAGATATTAACTCAGGCTAAACAACTCGCTGCGCCACCTTATCATTTAGCCAATACGTCCAATAGAATGAGTCCTGCGGGTATATCTATGTTTTATTGTGCTTTTGATGTACCGACCTGTCATGCCGAAACTATAGATGCAACTGACATTGTAAAGGATCAGGTTACAACTGGTGTTTTTCAGAATAAAGAAAAGCTCTTTTTATTAGATCTAACTAAATTGCCCGCTTTACCAAGCATCTTTGATCCTGCAAAACGAAATAATTATTTTTCAATTATGTTCTTAGAAAAGTTTGTGCAAGATTTGAGTAAACCAATAGAAAAAGATGGCAGTGAGCATATTGAGTATGTTCCTACACAAATCATAACAGAATATTTTCGATATACTTACGAGGATCGAACAGGCGGAAGTGTTGATGGCATTATATATCCAAGTTCTAAATTAGGTGGCAAATATGCATGCGTATTGTTTTATGATCATGTGGAATCTATAAAAAAGTTGGAATTTGTTGACACAAAGTTGGAAACTACACCCATTTTTAAAAATTCTAGTAATTGA